A genomic segment from Variovorax paradoxus B4 encodes:
- the atzF gene encoding allophanate hydrolase: MMVHEENGSAAAAWIARFPRPVPGADTGRLAGLRFAVKDNIDVAGVPTTAGCPAFERRPAQHSAVVQKLLDAGASLLGKTNLDQFACGLNGTRSPYGDVPNAFDARYVSGGSSSGSAYVVAAGEADFALGTDTAGSGRVPAGLNNIVGLKPSRGLLSAFGVVPAAQSADCVSIFARTVGLAVDVLLAAAGPDARDPYSRELALRNDPFAPAFRFGVPDTLNFFGDAAAEEAFRDAQVRLAALGGTAVEIPYAPLAEAAGLLYESALVAERYAAVRGFFDAHSAEVIEPVRGILESGRGYGAADVFEAQTRLRAIAQQVEPMWRGIDVLLVPTAPTHYTREQMRADPVVLNRNLGAYTNFVNLLDYAAISVPSSLRADGLPFGITLIGPCGSDLALAELGQRYHHAAGLPQGATGLPLPEPRPIPGLGASPVQTMPIAVVGAHLSGMPLNGQLTERGATLLRATTTSPRYRLHALPGTVPPKPGLQRSMAGGAAIALEVWSVPVAEVGSFLVLIPPPLGLGSVELADGSWVHGFICEGHALAGAEDVSHHGGWRAYIASRAAAAGSSQAIPT; encoded by the coding sequence ATGATGGTGCATGAAGAAAACGGATCGGCTGCCGCAGCGTGGATTGCCCGCTTTCCGCGGCCCGTGCCCGGCGCGGACACGGGCCGCCTCGCCGGCCTGCGCTTCGCGGTCAAGGACAACATCGACGTGGCCGGCGTGCCCACCACGGCCGGCTGCCCGGCCTTCGAGCGCCGGCCGGCGCAGCACTCGGCCGTGGTGCAGAAGCTGCTCGATGCCGGTGCATCGCTGCTCGGGAAGACCAACCTCGACCAGTTCGCCTGCGGCCTGAACGGCACGCGCTCTCCCTACGGCGACGTGCCCAATGCCTTCGACGCGCGCTACGTCTCGGGCGGCTCCAGCTCCGGGTCGGCCTACGTGGTGGCCGCCGGCGAGGCCGATTTCGCGCTCGGCACCGACACCGCCGGCTCGGGCCGCGTGCCCGCCGGGCTCAACAACATCGTCGGGCTCAAGCCCTCGCGCGGCCTGCTGAGCGCCTTCGGCGTGGTGCCCGCCGCCCAGAGCGCGGACTGCGTGTCGATCTTCGCGCGCACCGTCGGCCTGGCCGTCGACGTGCTTCTTGCGGCCGCCGGGCCCGACGCGCGCGACCCCTATTCGCGGGAACTTGCGCTGCGCAACGACCCGTTTGCGCCGGCTTTCCGATTCGGCGTGCCCGACACGCTGAACTTCTTCGGCGATGCCGCGGCCGAGGAAGCCTTTCGCGATGCGCAGGTGCGGCTCGCCGCCCTCGGCGGCACGGCCGTGGAAATTCCCTATGCGCCGCTGGCCGAGGCCGCCGGGCTGCTCTACGAAAGCGCGCTCGTGGCCGAGCGCTATGCGGCGGTGCGCGGGTTCTTCGATGCGCACAGTGCCGAAGTGATCGAGCCGGTGCGCGGCATTCTCGAAAGCGGCCGCGGCTACGGCGCCGCCGACGTATTCGAGGCGCAGACCCGCCTGCGCGCCATCGCGCAACAGGTCGAACCGATGTGGCGCGGCATCGACGTGCTGCTGGTGCCGACCGCGCCCACGCACTACACGCGCGAACAGATGCGCGCCGACCCCGTGGTGCTCAACCGCAACCTCGGCGCGTACACCAACTTCGTCAACCTGCTGGACTACGCCGCGATCTCGGTGCCGAGCTCCCTGCGGGCCGACGGCCTGCCCTTCGGCATCACGCTGATCGGCCCGTGCGGCAGCGATCTTGCGCTGGCCGAGCTGGGCCAGCGCTATCACCACGCCGCCGGCCTGCCGCAGGGCGCCACAGGCTTGCCGCTGCCCGAGCCGCGCCCCATTCCGGGCCTGGGCGCTTCGCCAGTGCAGACCATGCCCATCGCCGTCGTCGGCGCGCATCTCTCGGGCATGCCGCTCAACGGCCAGCTCACCGAACGCGGCGCCACGCTGCTGCGCGCCACCACCACCTCGCCGCGCTATCGCCTGCACGCCTTGCCGGGCACCGTGCCGCCCAAGCCGGGGCTGCAGCGCAGCATGGCCGGCGGAGCGGCCATCGCGCTCGAAGTGTGGTCCGTTCCCGTGGCCGAGGTCGGCAGCTTCCTGGTCCTGATCCCGCCCCCGCTGGGCCTGGGCAGCGTCGAGCTCGCCGACGGCAGCTGGGTGCACGGCTTCATCTGCGAGGGCCATGCGCTCGCAGGCGCCGAAGACGTCAGCCACCACGGCGGCTGGCGTGCCTACATCGCGAGCCGCGCCGCCGCTGCCGGCTCTTCCCAAGCCATTCCAACCTGA
- a CDS encoding beta-ketoacyl synthase chain length factor, translating to MKPTPVPPTLYIEGPAFWTPTLPGWNAARAAFRGEGGLADPPAKRPSPQVLAPAERRRAPDTVALALEVAAASMAGAGRNAADVPCVFVSAHGDLSINDYMCSTLATDPTVLSPTRFHNSVHNAAVGYWTIGTGCMAASNSVSAYENSFAAGLLEAAVQCAADQSPVLLVGYDTPTVGPLTSVTDSQGLLAVALVIAPERTAHTVAALDWSVQDNGGDGTVPAPLSDAAKTLAHINPMAHALGLFEALARLEGDPPPPIGLPLSSALSLRLQLQRVRD from the coding sequence ATGAAGCCCACGCCCGTGCCACCTACCCTCTACATCGAAGGCCCGGCCTTCTGGACGCCCACCCTGCCGGGCTGGAACGCCGCCCGCGCCGCCTTCCGCGGCGAAGGCGGGCTCGCCGATCCGCCCGCCAAGCGCCCGTCGCCGCAGGTGCTGGCGCCGGCCGAGCGCCGCCGCGCGCCCGACACCGTGGCCCTGGCGCTCGAAGTGGCCGCGGCGTCGATGGCGGGCGCGGGCCGCAATGCGGCCGACGTGCCCTGCGTGTTCGTCTCGGCGCACGGCGATCTCTCGATCAACGACTACATGTGCAGCACGCTGGCCACCGATCCGACGGTGCTGTCGCCCACGCGCTTTCACAACTCGGTGCACAACGCGGCCGTGGGCTACTGGACCATCGGCACCGGCTGCATGGCGGCCAGCAACTCGGTCTCGGCCTACGAAAACAGCTTTGCCGCCGGCCTGCTCGAAGCGGCCGTGCAATGCGCGGCCGACCAGTCGCCGGTGCTGCTGGTGGGCTACGACACGCCCACGGTGGGCCCGCTGACTTCGGTGACCGACAGCCAGGGCCTGCTGGCCGTGGCGCTGGTGATCGCGCCCGAGCGCACGGCGCACACCGTGGCCGCGCTCGATTGGTCGGTGCAGGACAACGGCGGCGATGGCACTGTGCCGGCGCCGCTTTCGGACGCCGCGAAAACGCTGGCGCACATCAATCCGATGGCCCATGCGCTCGGCCTCTTCGAAGCGCTGGCGCGCCTGGAAGGCGATCCGCCACCGCCCATCGGCTTGCCGCTTTCTTCCGCCCTTTCGCTGCGGCTGCAACTGCAGCGGGTCCGGGACTGA
- a CDS encoding tyrosine-type recombinase/integrase: protein MWRHTMATLMLEGGADLRFIQAMLGHVELSTTQIYTQVAIRKLQQVHALTHPGARRRLRGMQAPLDMPEGQGDAPDAASALLEALAREAEDDDAS, encoded by the coding sequence CTGTGGCGCCACACGATGGCCACGCTGATGCTCGAAGGCGGGGCCGACCTGCGCTTCATCCAGGCGATGCTCGGGCACGTGGAACTCAGCACCACACAGATCTACACGCAGGTGGCGATTAGGAAGCTGCAGCAGGTGCATGCGTTGACGCATCCCGGAGCCAGAAGGCGGCTCAGGGGCATGCAAGCGCCCTTGGACATGCCCGAGGGCCAGGGAGATGCGCCGGACGCCGCCAGTGCGTTGCTGGAGGCCTTGGCGCGCGAAGCCGAAGACGACGATGCGTCGTGA
- a CDS encoding NAD(P)/FAD-dependent oxidoreductase: MTGTAQRCDAVIMGGGLAGLTLALQLKQRFQDIDVLVLERRTHPVPHAAHKVGESSVEIGAHYFDTVLGLKPHMDGAQLRKFGFRFFFSEARRDIDQVTEIGASRYLAVPSYQIDRGIFENYLAEEAVRRGVRFDDAALVRRVDLAQDAEAPHRLEWTRGNETHSAEARWLIDACGRAGLLKRKLGLAQANAHDVNAVWFRIGERIAIDEWSDDATWRERCDPQARWLSTNHLVGAGYWAWLIPLASGSHSVGIVADPKLHPLDTIDTFEKAMQWFATYQPRLYDALDGKRHLLQDFAFLKHFSHGCKQVFSGRRWALTGEAGLFLDPFYSPGSDFIAISNTYITDLVAHDRAGRSVEARAQLYDQIYHSFYESTLALYQDQYPLFGDPEVLPVKVIWDYAYYWGVLSQIFFQQRLTDLMLLGSLKDELQHCQRLNLTVQQLLRSWSAASARRNAPVMLDQAAMPWFAELNRSLKDPRLDDAAFRARIRASVAQLRQLAGEILGRARADNADLSGCALPALLEEDIAALPAGAQAGAMLFAALPDDSRKPRLPNFTERSSPVAPRARP, from the coding sequence ATGACCGGCACTGCGCAACGATGTGACGCAGTGATCATGGGCGGCGGGCTCGCGGGCCTCACCCTGGCCCTGCAGCTGAAGCAGCGCTTCCAGGACATCGACGTGCTGGTGCTGGAGCGCCGCACGCATCCGGTGCCGCACGCGGCCCACAAGGTGGGCGAGTCGTCGGTCGAGATCGGCGCGCACTACTTCGACACCGTGCTCGGCCTCAAGCCCCACATGGACGGCGCGCAGCTGCGCAAGTTCGGCTTCCGCTTCTTCTTCAGCGAGGCCCGGCGCGACATCGACCAGGTCACCGAGATCGGCGCCAGCCGCTACCTGGCGGTCCCGAGCTACCAGATCGACCGCGGCATCTTCGAGAACTACCTGGCCGAGGAGGCCGTGCGGCGCGGCGTGCGCTTCGACGATGCCGCGCTGGTGCGCCGCGTCGACCTGGCCCAGGACGCCGAGGCACCGCACCGCCTCGAATGGACGCGCGGCAACGAAACGCACAGCGCCGAGGCGCGCTGGCTGATCGATGCCTGCGGGCGCGCCGGCCTGCTCAAGCGCAAGCTCGGGCTCGCGCAGGCCAACGCGCACGACGTGAACGCCGTGTGGTTCCGCATCGGCGAGCGCATTGCCATCGACGAGTGGAGCGACGACGCCACCTGGCGCGAGCGCTGCGATCCGCAGGCGCGCTGGCTCTCGACCAACCACCTGGTGGGCGCGGGCTACTGGGCCTGGCTGATTCCGCTCGCCTCGGGCTCGCATTCGGTGGGCATCGTGGCCGACCCGAAGCTGCATCCGCTCGACACCATCGACACCTTCGAGAAAGCGATGCAGTGGTTCGCCACCTACCAGCCGAGGCTGTACGACGCGCTCGACGGCAAGCGGCACCTGCTGCAGGACTTCGCGTTCCTCAAGCACTTCTCGCACGGCTGCAAGCAGGTCTTCTCGGGCCGGAGGTGGGCCTTGACGGGCGAGGCCGGGCTGTTCCTCGATCCCTTCTATTCGCCGGGCAGCGACTTCATCGCGATCAGCAACACCTACATCACCGACCTGGTGGCGCACGACCGCGCGGGCCGCTCGGTGGAAGCCCGCGCGCAGCTCTACGACCAGATCTATCACTCGTTCTACGAAAGCACGCTGGCGCTCTACCAGGACCAGTACCCGCTGTTCGGCGACCCCGAGGTGCTGCCGGTGAAGGTGATCTGGGACTATGCCTACTACTGGGGCGTGCTTTCGCAGATCTTCTTCCAGCAGCGGCTCACCGACCTGATGCTGCTGGGCAGCCTGAAGGACGAGCTGCAGCATTGCCAGCGCCTGAACCTGACAGTGCAGCAGCTGCTGCGCAGCTGGTCCGCGGCCAGCGCCAGGCGCAACGCCCCGGTGATGCTCGACCAGGCCGCCATGCCCTGGTTCGCCGAGCTCAACCGGAGCTTGAAAGACCCACGGCTGGACGATGCCGCGTTCAGGGCGCGCATCCGGGCCTCGGTCGCGCAGCTGCGCCAGCTGGCCGGCGAGATCCTCGGGCGGGCGCGGGCGGACAATGCGGACCTGAGCGGCTGCGCCCTGCCCGCGCTGCTCGAGGAAGACATCGCCGCCCTGCCCGCTGGCGCGCAAGCCGGCGCTATGCTTTTCGCAGCACTTCCGGATGACAGCCGGAAGCCGCGTTTACCCAACTTTACGGAGCGTTCAAGCCCCGTTGCCCCCCGTGCACGACCATGA
- a CDS encoding CopG family ribbon-helix-helix protein, with translation MTTAISPTPVKLDPELKVRLKRLATARHRAPHWLMREAIAQYVDREEKRQSLHQDAVAAWEEFEETGLHVSGNEVMAWLETWGTDNELPAPACHK, from the coding sequence ATGACTACCGCCATCAGCCCGACGCCCGTCAAGCTCGATCCTGAACTCAAGGTGCGCCTGAAGCGCCTGGCGACGGCGCGCCACCGGGCGCCTCACTGGCTGATGCGTGAGGCCATTGCCCAGTACGTTGATCGCGAAGAAAAGCGCCAGTCCCTGCACCAGGACGCCGTGGCGGCGTGGGAGGAGTTCGAGGAAACGGGCCTGCACGTCTCGGGCAACGAGGTGATGGCCTGGCTGGAGACCTGGGGCACTGACAACGAGCTGCCAGCGCCTGCATGCCACAAGTGA
- a CDS encoding beta-ketoacyl-[acyl-carrier-protein] synthase family protein: protein MPPRISPLQISAFTATSAVGVGKEPLAEALEHSRSGLRANDFGDAPLPTWIGRVDGLEDVRLPEALASWDCRNNRLAWLGLHADGFPEAVAAARARYGPSRIALILGTSTSSIGETELAYTQLDADGLFPMNQRRPAVHTPHSLAMFVQQVLGLTGPSETISTACSSSAKVFASAERLIRLGLADAAVVGGVDTLCGSVLFGFNSLELVSSEPCRPFDASRKGISLGEAAGFALVERVQDDAGAPLRLLGYGEASDAHHMSTPHPEGLGAERALDEALARAGLAPEAIDYINMHGTASQKNDEVEGALVARRFPARTHASSTKGFMGHTLGAAGIVESVISLLAIERGLMPGTVNTNQLDAGFGPQIRLEPTHGEVRYALTNSFGFGGNNCSLVFGKATA, encoded by the coding sequence GTGCCGCCCCGCATTTCTCCCCTTCAGATCAGCGCCTTCACGGCCACCTCGGCCGTCGGCGTCGGCAAGGAGCCGCTCGCCGAGGCGCTCGAGCATTCGCGCAGCGGCCTGCGCGCCAACGATTTCGGCGACGCGCCGCTGCCCACCTGGATCGGCCGGGTCGACGGGCTCGAGGACGTTCGCCTGCCCGAGGCGCTGGCCTCGTGGGACTGCCGCAACAACCGGCTCGCCTGGCTGGGCCTGCATGCGGACGGCTTTCCCGAGGCCGTGGCGGCCGCGCGGGCCAGATACGGCCCCTCGCGCATCGCGCTGATCCTGGGCACCTCGACCTCCAGCATCGGCGAAACCGAGCTGGCCTACACCCAGCTCGACGCCGACGGCCTCTTCCCCATGAACCAGCGCCGCCCGGCCGTGCACACGCCGCACTCGCTGGCCATGTTCGTGCAACAGGTGCTCGGGCTCACCGGGCCGAGCGAGACGATTTCCACCGCTTGCTCGTCAAGCGCCAAGGTGTTCGCCTCGGCCGAGCGGCTGATCCGCCTTGGCCTGGCCGACGCCGCCGTGGTCGGCGGGGTCGACACGCTGTGCGGCAGCGTGCTGTTCGGCTTCAACTCGCTCGAACTGGTGTCGAGCGAGCCGTGCCGGCCGTTCGACGCGAGCCGCAAGGGCATCAGCCTCGGCGAGGCCGCCGGCTTTGCGCTGGTGGAACGGGTGCAGGACGATGCCGGCGCGCCGCTGCGGCTGCTCGGCTACGGCGAAGCCAGCGATGCGCATCACATGTCGACGCCGCACCCCGAGGGGCTGGGCGCCGAACGCGCGCTCGACGAGGCGCTGGCGCGCGCGGGCCTGGCACCCGAGGCCATCGACTACATCAACATGCACGGCACCGCGAGCCAGAAGAACGACGAGGTCGAAGGCGCGCTAGTGGCGCGGCGCTTTCCGGCGCGCACCCATGCCAGCTCGACCAAGGGCTTCATGGGCCACACGCTGGGCGCGGCGGGCATCGTCGAATCGGTGATCAGCCTGCTCGCGATCGAGCGCGGCCTGATGCCGGGCACGGTCAACACGAACCAGCTCGACGCGGGCTTCGGGCCGCAGATCAGGCTCGAGCCCACGCATGGCGAGGTGCGCTACGCGCTGACCAATTCCTTCGGCTTCGGCGGCAACAACTGCTCGCTCGTCTTCGGCAAGGCAACCGCATGA
- a CDS encoding O-antigen ligase family protein — protein MQRSHIVRPAAMFWGLVVFMPVGVTYLSALLLLATMLVAGGLRDRFARLRANPLWWPVMAYLAWTLIVLAFGPHYPETGSNLFHGLRIGLTVLMAMALTREEAIWALRGFLLIAALNVLLIVAYYAIGFPIWSPLRAVVMEVGNKSISNALLFSVVASTAAVWGIAQIAAHRPLRAIPAFVLVLGLGLVVALPLTSRTSVLALLLVIPVVCIHQWRNHLKMLVSALVLGTVVLGAGLYQLPQLQHKVETGVEEIEKAQAGAIFKGSWVIRYYMYRDTGRMIADRPLTGWGIGGWTDQWHKRGPVLFADSNMPHNDFLWVGAQGGLPALLSLLVIMVGAVWQAWKRPDIAGRYALAATLIALIASSVNSAVRDAQIGLALLWIAMVYLRLAQEPRETQPWRDLWPTRRIAAVLDEAPPQAS, from the coding sequence ATGCAGAGATCGCACATCGTCAGGCCCGCGGCCATGTTCTGGGGGCTGGTGGTGTTCATGCCCGTCGGCGTCACCTACCTTTCGGCCTTGCTGTTGCTTGCCACCATGCTGGTGGCCGGCGGGTTGCGCGATCGCTTCGCGCGGCTGCGCGCCAACCCGCTGTGGTGGCCGGTGATGGCGTACCTGGCCTGGACCCTCATCGTGCTGGCCTTCGGACCGCACTACCCCGAAACCGGCTCGAACCTGTTCCACGGGCTGCGCATCGGCCTCACGGTATTGATGGCGATGGCGCTCACGCGCGAGGAAGCGATATGGGCGCTGCGCGGCTTCCTGCTGATTGCCGCGCTGAACGTCCTGCTGATCGTGGCCTATTACGCCATCGGCTTTCCGATCTGGTCGCCGCTGCGCGCGGTGGTCATGGAAGTGGGCAACAAGTCGATCAGCAACGCGCTGCTGTTCAGCGTGGTGGCATCCACGGCCGCCGTGTGGGGCATTGCGCAGATCGCCGCGCACCGGCCGCTGCGTGCCATTCCCGCCTTCGTGCTGGTGCTCGGCCTGGGCCTGGTGGTGGCGCTGCCGCTGACCTCGCGCACCTCGGTGCTCGCGCTGCTGCTGGTGATTCCGGTGGTGTGCATCCACCAATGGCGCAATCACCTGAAGATGCTGGTGAGCGCGCTGGTGCTGGGAACCGTGGTGCTGGGTGCCGGGCTCTACCAGTTGCCGCAGCTCCAGCACAAGGTCGAGACCGGCGTGGAGGAAATCGAGAAGGCGCAGGCCGGCGCGATCTTCAAGGGCAGCTGGGTCATCCGCTACTACATGTACCGCGACACCGGCCGCATGATCGCCGACCGGCCGCTCACCGGCTGGGGCATCGGGGGCTGGACCGACCAGTGGCACAAGCGCGGCCCGGTGCTCTTCGCCGATTCGAACATGCCGCACAACGACTTCCTGTGGGTCGGCGCGCAGGGCGGGTTGCCGGCCTTGCTGAGCCTGCTGGTCATCATGGTTGGCGCCGTCTGGCAGGCATGGAAACGGCCCGACATCGCGGGCCGCTACGCGCTGGCGGCCACGCTGATTGCGCTGATCGCGTCGAGCGTGAACTCTGCCGTGCGCGACGCGCAGATCGGGCTGGCGCTGCTGTGGATCGCGATGGTCTATCTGCGGCTTGCGCAGGAACCGCGGGAGACGCAGCCCTGGCGCGACCTGTGGCCGACGCGCCGCATCGCAGCGGTGCTCGACGAGGCCCCGCCGCAAGCCAGCTAG
- a CDS encoding AmpG family muropeptide MFS transporter: MSAQPAETSTAPSLPWRDALKVYLEPATLRMLALGFSAGLPLLLVLGTLSFRLREAGIDRTTIGYLSWVGLAYGFKWVWAPLVDRLPLPPLTTLLGRRRGWLLLAQGMVVAGLIGMALNDPRQGLPPLIWCALLVAFGSATQDIALDAFRIESAETRKQAALAAAYQTGYRLAMIWAGAGVLWVAAWAEVAPAAGATGAAAYQNGAWKTAYLVMAASMAVGVLTVLLSPEPVRRVLPKAKNAAEWLQSVLIEPFADFIRRYKWQAALILSLIAIYRISDVVMGIMANPFYVDMGFTKDEVATVSKIYGVVMTLAGAFVGGVLSMRLGVMRVLMLGAVLSAASNLLFAWLASRGHDLTALIAVVSADNLAGGIASAAFIAYLSSLTNISYSATQYALFSSLMLLLPKFIAGYSGAFVDAHGYAQFFTATAFLGVPVLLLVALAARITTTKAPAERQ; encoded by the coding sequence ATGTCTGCCCAGCCCGCCGAAACCTCCACCGCCCCCTCCCTGCCCTGGCGCGACGCGCTGAAGGTCTACCTCGAGCCCGCCACGCTGCGCATGCTGGCGCTGGGCTTTTCCGCCGGCCTGCCGCTGCTGCTGGTGCTGGGCACGCTGAGCTTTCGCCTGCGCGAGGCGGGCATCGACCGCACCACCATCGGCTACCTGAGCTGGGTCGGCCTGGCCTATGGCTTCAAGTGGGTCTGGGCGCCGCTGGTCGACCGGCTGCCGCTGCCGCCGCTGACCACCCTGCTCGGGCGCCGGCGCGGCTGGCTGCTGCTGGCGCAAGGGATGGTGGTCGCGGGGCTGATCGGCATGGCGCTCAACGATCCGCGCCAGGGCCTCCCGCCGCTGATCTGGTGCGCGCTGCTGGTGGCCTTCGGCTCGGCCACGCAGGACATCGCGCTGGACGCCTTCCGCATCGAGTCGGCCGAAACGCGCAAGCAGGCCGCGCTCGCCGCCGCCTACCAGACCGGCTACCGGCTCGCGATGATCTGGGCCGGCGCCGGCGTGCTGTGGGTGGCGGCCTGGGCCGAGGTGGCGCCGGCGGCTGGCGCCACAGGCGCGGCGGCCTACCAAAACGGCGCCTGGAAAACGGCCTACCTGGTGATGGCGGCCTCGATGGCGGTGGGCGTGCTCACCGTGCTGCTCTCGCCCGAGCCGGTGCGCCGCGTGCTGCCCAAGGCGAAGAACGCGGCCGAATGGCTGCAAAGCGTGCTGATCGAGCCCTTTGCCGACTTCATCCGCCGCTACAAGTGGCAGGCTGCGCTGATCCTTTCCCTGATTGCCATCTACCGCATCAGCGACGTGGTGATGGGCATCATGGCCAACCCCTTCTACGTGGACATGGGCTTCACCAAGGACGAGGTGGCCACCGTCAGCAAGATCTACGGCGTGGTCATGACGCTGGCCGGCGCCTTCGTGGGCGGCGTGCTGTCGATGCGGCTGGGCGTGATGCGCGTGCTGATGCTGGGCGCGGTGCTCAGCGCCGCGAGCAACCTGCTCTTCGCATGGCTGGCCTCGCGCGGGCACGACCTGACGGCGCTGATTGCGGTGGTGTCGGCCGACAACCTGGCCGGCGGCATTGCCTCGGCGGCCTTCATTGCCTACCTGTCGAGCCTGACGAACATCAGCTATTCGGCCACGCAGTACGCCTTGTTCAGCTCGCTGATGCTGCTGCTGCCGAAGTTCATTGCCGGCTATTCGGGCGCTTTCGTCGACGCCCACGGCTACGCCCAGTTCTTCACCGCCACCGCCTTTCTGGGCGTGCCGGTGCTGCTGCTGGTGGCGCTGGCCGCCCGCATCACCACGACCAAAGCCCCGGCCGAGCGCCAATAG
- a CDS encoding type II toxin-antitoxin system RelE/ParE family toxin, giving the protein MPQVRFAPAALRELQRLREFLRPKNPAAARRAAETIIKAVQVLRQQPMVGRPVEDLPLEYREWVIDFGASGYVALYRYAGEGDEVTVLALRHQREVGYEPGSTAPGS; this is encoded by the coding sequence ATGCCACAAGTGAGGTTCGCGCCGGCGGCGCTGCGCGAACTGCAGCGGCTGCGTGAGTTCTTGCGCCCGAAGAACCCGGCGGCCGCCCGACGTGCTGCTGAGACGATCATCAAGGCCGTTCAGGTCCTGCGTCAGCAGCCGATGGTGGGGCGGCCGGTGGAAGATCTGCCACTTGAATACCGCGAGTGGGTGATCGACTTCGGCGCCAGCGGCTACGTGGCGTTGTATCGTTACGCTGGCGAGGGCGATGAGGTCACGGTGCTGGCCCTGCGCCATCAGCGTGAGGTTGGCTACGAGCCGGGTTCAACCGCTCCAGGCAGCTGA
- a CDS encoding M48 family metallopeptidase, protein MCTRCEPLVSSAASPSPASAWQPRRAFLLAAAGAALGGPALAQVNVGNASMARNLVPADRIETAGVQQYGQLLEQARAKGALAGDGNAQLQRLRTIANRLIPFATPWNTRARDWKWEVNLIGSKQINAFCMPGGKIAFFTGILEQLKLSDDEAAMVMGHEMAHALREHARARLAKSAGTGAALSIGAQLLGLGQMGDLAARAGTQLLTLKFSRSDETEADLVGLELAARAGYDPQASVSLWKKMAAASKSQGGLSFLSTHPSGPDRIQKLEANLPKVQGLYREAKRS, encoded by the coding sequence ATGTGCACTCGATGCGAGCCCCTCGTTTCCTCCGCGGCTTCCCCTTCGCCCGCTTCGGCCTGGCAGCCGCGGCGGGCCTTCCTGCTCGCGGCGGCCGGCGCGGCGCTGGGCGGGCCGGCCCTGGCGCAGGTGAACGTGGGCAATGCCTCGATGGCGCGCAACCTGGTGCCGGCCGACCGGATCGAGACGGCGGGCGTGCAGCAGTACGGCCAACTGCTCGAGCAGGCGCGCGCCAAGGGTGCGCTCGCGGGCGACGGCAATGCGCAGCTGCAGCGGCTGCGCACCATCGCGAACCGGCTGATTCCCTTTGCGACCCCGTGGAACACGCGCGCGCGCGACTGGAAATGGGAGGTCAACCTCATCGGCAGCAAGCAGATCAACGCCTTCTGCATGCCCGGCGGCAAGATCGCCTTCTTCACCGGCATCCTCGAGCAGCTCAAGCTCAGCGACGACGAGGCTGCCATGGTGATGGGGCACGAGATGGCCCATGCGCTGCGCGAGCATGCGCGTGCGCGCCTGGCCAAGAGCGCGGGCACCGGCGCGGCGCTCTCCATCGGTGCGCAGCTGCTGGGCCTGGGCCAGATGGGCGACCTGGCGGCCCGCGCCGGCACGCAGCTGCTGACCCTCAAATTCAGCCGCAGCGACGAGACCGAGGCCGATCTCGTCGGGCTCGAGCTCGCGGCGCGCGCCGGCTATGACCCCCAGGCCTCGGTGTCGCTCTGGAAGAAGATGGCCGCTGCGTCCAAGAGCCAGGGCGGCCTGAGCTTTCTTTCCACCCACCCGAGCGGGCCGGACCGCATCCAGAAGCTCGAGGCCAACCTGCCGAAGGTCCAGGGGCTGTACCGGGAAGCCAAGCGGAGCTGA
- a CDS encoding response regulator transcription factor, which produces MKRMSTPQLLMIEDDARLAQMVGEYLTQSGFLFTHAGDGASGLEQLQQHAPDLVILDLMLPDTDGLEICRRIRSLPPPASKVSVLMLTAKGDPMDRIIGLEIGADDYLPKPFEPRELLARIRAVLRRRSENSADTEASTVMRFGTLEIDRNARTVSMGGALADLTSYQFDLLVAMAERAGRVLTRDQIMEAVRGRELEAFDRSIDVHMGRIRAAIEVDAKNPKRILTVRGVGYVFAKQQD; this is translated from the coding sequence ATGAAGCGCATGAGCACCCCCCAACTCCTGATGATCGAAGACGATGCCCGCCTGGCGCAGATGGTGGGCGAATACCTGACGCAGTCGGGTTTTCTCTTCACGCATGCCGGCGACGGCGCCAGCGGCCTCGAGCAGCTGCAGCAGCACGCGCCCGACCTGGTGATCCTCGACCTGATGCTGCCCGACACCGACGGCCTGGAGATCTGCCGCCGCATCCGCTCGCTGCCGCCTCCGGCTTCCAAGGTGTCGGTGCTGATGCTCACCGCCAAGGGCGATCCGATGGACCGCATCATCGGCCTGGAGATCGGTGCCGACGACTACCTGCCCAAGCCCTTCGAGCCGCGCGAGCTGCTCGCGCGCATTCGCGCGGTGCTGCGCCGCCGCAGCGAGAACAGCGCCGACACCGAAGCCAGCACGGTGATGCGCTTCGGCACGCTCGAGATCGACCGCAACGCGCGCACCGTGTCGATGGGCGGCGCGCTGGCCGACCTCACCTCCTACCAGTTCGACCTGCTGGTCGCGATGGCCGAGCGCGCCGGGCGCGTGCTCACGCGCGACCAGATCATGGAGGCCGTGCGCGGCCGCGAGCTCGAGGCCTTCGACCGCTCGATCGACGTGCACATGGGCCGCATCCGCGCCGCCATCGAGGTCGACGCCAAGAACCCGAAGCGCATCCTCACCGTGCGCGGCGTGGGCTACGTGTTCGCCAAGCAGCAGGACTGA